The proteins below come from a single Pyramidobacter porci genomic window:
- a CDS encoding RrF2 family transcriptional regulator: MKVSTRAHYGLRAVIAISEMARSGLPVSVSDVARAENLSDTYLEQLVSKLRRAGILRSYRGARGGYELVRDPDTITVAEVLKAAGEQIVFPECTTPEGCELAHQRGHVCASSHFWQNLNSMVNKIAEETTVGSLIRNYEEEMGKMQAENRQ, from the coding sequence ATGAAAGTTTCAACAAGGGCTCATTACGGACTGCGCGCGGTCATCGCTATCTCCGAAATGGCCCGGAGCGGGCTGCCGGTCAGCGTCAGCGACGTGGCCAGGGCCGAGAATCTTTCTGACACGTATCTGGAGCAGCTGGTATCCAAACTGCGCCGCGCCGGGATTTTGCGCAGTTACAGGGGCGCTCGCGGCGGCTATGAATTGGTTCGCGATCCTGATACGATCACGGTCGCCGAGGTGCTGAAAGCCGCCGGCGAACAGATCGTCTTTCCCGAGTGCACGACGCCGGAGGGGTGCGAGTTGGCGCACCAGCGCGGCCATGTCTGCGCTTCTTCCCATTTCTGGCAGAATCTTAATTCTATGGTGAACAAAATCGCCGAAGAAACGACAGTCGGCAGTTTGATCCGGAACTACGAAGAAGAGATGGGAAAAATGCAGGCCGAAAACCGGCAATGA
- a CDS encoding VOC family protein produces the protein MYSMAHVGIRVQDLHRSLRFYVDALGGTKDKEFKMPSGSHLVFVRFADFSVELICKPGDERVPGRNHLAISVPSMEDALRRLSGCGFAAGPVGPMGDHARNCFLSGPDGEIIELCEGSL, from the coding sequence ATGTATTCAATGGCCCACGTCGGGATTCGCGTGCAGGATCTTCATCGGTCGCTTCGTTTCTATGTCGATGCCCTCGGCGGCACGAAGGACAAGGAGTTCAAAATGCCTTCGGGATCCCATCTGGTCTTCGTCAGGTTTGCGGACTTCTCCGTAGAGCTGATCTGCAAGCCCGGTGACGAACGCGTTCCAGGGCGCAATCATTTGGCAATTTCCGTCCCGTCTATGGAGGACGCCCTCCGGCGCCTCAGTGGCTGCGGCTTTGCCGCCGGCCCTGTCGGCCCCATGGGGGATCATGCCCGCAATTGTTTTCTCAGCGGTCCCGACGGCGAGATCATTGAACTTTGCGAAGGCAGCCTGTAG
- a CDS encoding HU family DNA-binding protein translates to MTKAELVEFVREKTNLRKVDAANAVAAMLAGVKDTLQKQGKVQIVGFGTFEVRQRSARTGRNPQDPSKTVHIPAKKVPVFKAGKLLREAVDATVAKKAAKKPAPKAAKKGKK, encoded by the coding sequence ATGACAAAGGCTGAATTGGTTGAGTTCGTAAGGGAAAAGACGAATCTTCGCAAGGTTGACGCTGCCAACGCGGTGGCCGCCATGCTTGCAGGCGTGAAGGACACGCTGCAGAAGCAGGGCAAGGTCCAGATCGTGGGCTTTGGCACTTTCGAGGTACGTCAGCGCAGCGCTCGTACGGGGCGCAATCCTCAGGATCCTTCCAAGACTGTCCACATCCCCGCCAAGAAAGTGCCTGTTTTCAAGGCCGGCAAGCTTCTGCGCGAGGCCGTCGATGCCACCGTCGCCAAGAAAGCTGCCAAGAAGCCCGCTCCCAAGGCCGCCAAGAAGGGCAAGAAGTAG
- a CDS encoding acetate--CoA ligase family protein: MWNRGLLIVGDGDGTGTDLRPLALMSDLGRGDFFAVRRESAAAAEWPDEEIDVVMIAPGCTNCVPLLEQCLARRIGFVIIGCPRLENEEERQLLREYRAAGGRALGPGSQGFFDWERRLALCWSAAVRMPDSQPQERHVTLIAQGGTVPFSLYAMAVEAGVRFRRVVSLGNCADSDGELLRCMEAAIGDPMTTLLILSFESLSRGRDFLAMASRAAERRLPVVLLRSGVNEDFHDRLARRHADAAWTDSIMWESVAGQFGVVLLSDAQQIVDLGKLSSLGLPPQGNRVAVLALSEGLAMMQGDQCREAGLDVVEFSPALKGKIQALLPRWANAANPADLSEQALNREGTLGRILDTLQDSDECDMILTITGSLTAAQGERLARAMGTTHRRGGKTLACCCLSRWRPLDEMVRRMNMEGVPLFSSPRRVAEALSGLWRIGRDIHPMNELCKPAPRPFLDRCPPRLSERDAMALVDAYGLKTVTHRLCTSVTEVLETAHSIGFPLALKVVSPSFASKQQVRAVALNLRTEEELRNAYGRILERTSRVHAGAEIQGVVAQKMVTDGIECMIGIKRDPLFGPVVAVALGGAYYGLMKDISLRVAPVSLETAMDMIRSLKGYPLISGEWFGTPMDVEALARQIVTLSQMGCAEPDIELLDINPIFIRPRGLGAEIADAFAVRRHKAEG; the protein is encoded by the coding sequence ATGTGGAACCGTGGACTGTTGATCGTCGGCGACGGAGATGGCACGGGGACCGACCTGCGCCCGCTGGCGCTGATGAGCGACTTGGGACGCGGAGATTTCTTTGCCGTGCGCCGCGAGAGCGCCGCGGCAGCCGAATGGCCCGACGAAGAAATCGACGTGGTCATGATCGCGCCGGGCTGCACGAACTGCGTGCCGCTGCTGGAACAGTGCCTTGCGCGGAGGATTGGTTTTGTGATCATCGGCTGCCCGCGCTTGGAAAACGAAGAAGAGCGACAGCTGCTGCGTGAATATCGTGCCGCCGGCGGCAGGGCCCTGGGACCGGGCAGCCAGGGATTCTTCGACTGGGAACGGCGGCTGGCACTGTGCTGGTCGGCGGCTGTGCGGATGCCTGACAGTCAGCCGCAGGAACGTCATGTGACGCTGATCGCGCAGGGCGGCACCGTGCCGTTCTCGCTCTATGCCATGGCGGTGGAAGCGGGCGTCCGCTTTCGCCGCGTCGTTTCCCTCGGCAACTGTGCCGACAGCGACGGCGAACTGCTGCGCTGCATGGAAGCGGCCATCGGCGACCCGATGACGACATTGTTGATTCTCAGCTTTGAATCGCTGTCGCGGGGGCGCGATTTTCTCGCGATGGCCTCGCGCGCGGCGGAGCGCCGGCTGCCGGTGGTGCTGCTGCGAAGCGGCGTGAATGAGGATTTTCACGACCGGCTGGCGCGGCGTCATGCCGACGCGGCTTGGACTGATTCGATCATGTGGGAGTCGGTGGCCGGTCAGTTCGGCGTGGTGCTGCTGAGCGACGCTCAGCAGATCGTCGACCTCGGCAAGCTGTCCTCGCTGGGCCTGCCGCCTCAGGGCAACCGCGTGGCGGTACTGGCGCTGTCCGAAGGGCTGGCGATGATGCAGGGCGATCAGTGCCGCGAAGCCGGTCTGGACGTGGTCGAATTTTCCCCCGCGCTGAAAGGGAAGATCCAGGCCCTGCTGCCCCGCTGGGCCAACGCCGCCAACCCGGCCGACTTGTCCGAGCAGGCGCTCAACCGCGAAGGGACGCTGGGGCGGATCCTCGATACGCTGCAGGACAGCGATGAATGCGACATGATCTTGACCATCACCGGTTCGCTGACGGCCGCTCAGGGCGAACGCCTGGCCCGCGCCATGGGCACGACGCACCGCCGCGGCGGCAAAACTCTGGCCTGCTGTTGTCTGAGCCGCTGGCGCCCGCTTGACGAAATGGTGCGTCGCATGAACATGGAAGGCGTACCTCTGTTCAGCAGCCCGCGCCGCGTGGCCGAAGCGCTGTCCGGCCTGTGGCGCATCGGCCGCGATATTCATCCGATGAACGAGCTCTGCAAGCCGGCGCCGCGTCCGTTCCTCGACCGCTGTCCGCCGCGGTTGAGCGAGCGCGACGCCATGGCGCTGGTTGATGCTTATGGATTGAAAACGGTTACGCACCGTCTTTGCACCTCGGTAACGGAGGTCCTGGAAACGGCGCACAGCATCGGTTTTCCGCTGGCGCTGAAAGTGGTGTCGCCGTCGTTTGCCAGCAAGCAGCAGGTCCGCGCCGTGGCGCTGAACCTGCGCACCGAGGAAGAACTGCGCAACGCTTACGGGCGCATCCTCGAGCGCACCAGCCGTGTCCACGCCGGGGCGGAGATTCAGGGCGTGGTGGCTCAGAAAATGGTCACCGACGGCATCGAGTGTATGATCGGCATCAAGCGCGACCCGCTCTTCGGCCCGGTCGTTGCCGTAGCGCTGGGCGGCGCTTATTACGGTCTGATGAAGGACATTTCTTTGCGCGTGGCTCCGGTCTCGCTGGAAACGGCCATGGACATGATCAGGAGCCTCAAAGGGTATCCGCTCATCTCCGGCGAATGGTTCGGCACGCCTATGGACGTTGAGGCGCTGGCGCGGCAGATCGTCACGCTGTCGCAGATGGGGTGTGCGGAGCCGGACATCGAACTGCTGGACATCAACCCGATCTTTATCCGTCCGCGTGGATTGGGAGCGGAGATTGCTGACGCCTTTGCAGTGCGACGGCACAAAGCGGAAGGCTGA
- the plsY gene encoding glycerol-3-phosphate 1-O-acyltransferase PlsY, which yields MELAFWAAIGYLFGSFPTGYLAVKIIKGEDIRTLGSGNTGGTNVGRAMGKKWAVFVTLVDMLKGGSVVMLCRAFGGGDATVALAAFAAVCGHNYPVWLGFHGGKGVATTLGTLFFVQVWASCAAVLLGGALWFLIMKATHYVSVASLAALLFVAGAFGFFGLHRAFVMLALLLAALSLWRHRGNLKRLAGGTENKVGQK from the coding sequence ATGGAACTGGCGTTTTGGGCGGCAATCGGCTATCTTTTCGGTTCGTTCCCCACGGGCTATCTGGCAGTTAAAATCATAAAGGGCGAGGACATCCGCACGCTCGGCTCGGGAAACACCGGCGGCACCAACGTGGGCCGCGCGATGGGGAAAAAGTGGGCCGTGTTCGTGACCCTTGTGGACATGCTCAAGGGCGGCTCCGTCGTCATGCTGTGCCGCGCTTTCGGCGGCGGCGACGCGACGGTGGCCTTGGCCGCCTTTGCGGCCGTGTGCGGGCACAACTATCCCGTCTGGCTTGGTTTTCACGGCGGCAAGGGCGTAGCCACGACGCTGGGCACGCTGTTTTTCGTGCAGGTATGGGCGTCATGTGCGGCGGTGCTGCTGGGCGGTGCGCTCTGGTTTTTGATCATGAAAGCGACGCATTACGTTTCCGTGGCTTCGTTGGCGGCGCTGCTGTTTGTCGCCGGAGCTTTTGGCTTTTTCGGGCTTCACCGCGCTTTCGTGATGCTTGCGCTATTGCTGGCGGCGCTGTCGCTGTGGCGTCATCGCGGCAACTTGAAGCGCTTGGCCGGCGGCACGGAAAATAAAGTTGGTCAGAAATAA
- a CDS encoding CtsR family transcriptional regulator, translated as MSSLTEVIESYINELFEREEQGSAADAERVSLRRKDVAERFGCVPSQINYVLRSRFTPERGYIVESQRGGHGYIRIMKISYDIPEERARHIVKIVGDSISEADARRLLCSLQARGMINARERLLIEISLRHIGELCDSMFDVSPYKKSLLAAEMLKKMLCGLDLA; from the coding sequence ATGAGCAGTTTGACCGAGGTCATTGAAAGCTATATCAACGAACTTTTCGAGCGGGAAGAGCAGGGCAGCGCCGCCGACGCCGAACGCGTTTCGCTGCGCCGCAAAGACGTGGCGGAACGCTTCGGCTGCGTCCCCAGCCAGATCAACTACGTGCTGAGGAGCCGCTTCACGCCCGAACGCGGCTATATCGTCGAGAGCCAGCGCGGCGGTCACGGCTACATCCGCATCATGAAGATCAGTTACGACATACCCGAAGAACGCGCCCGGCACATCGTCAAGATCGTCGGCGATTCCATCTCCGAAGCCGACGCCAGGCGCCTGCTGTGCTCGCTTCAGGCCCGCGGGATGATCAACGCCCGCGAGCGCCTGCTGATCGAGATTTCGCTGCGCCATATCGGCGAACTCTGCGATAGTATGTTCGACGTGTCTCCCTACAAGAAAAGCTTGCTGGCGGCCGAGATGCTCAAAAAAATGCTTTGCGGCCTCGATTTGGCCTAA
- a CDS encoding ATP-dependent Clp protease ATP-binding subunit, with translation MWQFFTERSKRVIQIAHREALRLGHAFIGTEHLMIGLIAEDSSVAALALKEAGLAAEDVAREILALRPPAAPYAQPVDLPLSDRARGALNAAIHLAREFHSSYVGTEHLLLGVLSAPECTACHALAELGLDTENLRVSLKKQLLAQSSRQDAENEKEGGDARPAADAKTPTLDKYCVDLTAKAARGELDPLIGREQETHRMMQILCRRRKNNPVLVGDPGVGKTAIVEGLAYKIQKGSAPSLLKGKRVVELTMGTLVAGTKYRGEFEDRMKKIVDELTAAKNVILFIDELHTVVGAGSAEGSLDAANILKPSLARGEFQVIGATTRDEYTKNIEKDAALERRFQPVAVGEPDQDAALAILQGLKESYEKHHSVHYTEGALEAAVRLSSRYLSDRSLPDKAIDLIDEAGAKVRLDLDGQQIPEGLTVDEEEIAGVLSEWSGIPVKTLTEHEAQRLLRLESEIHQRLVGQDEAVSALCRAVRRSRSGLKDPRRPVGSFLFLGPSGVGKTELARCLARSLFGSEKALLAFDMSEYMERHEAAKLIGAPPGYVGYDEEGRLTEAVRRHPWSVVLFDEIEKANPDVFNLLLQILEEGRLTDAHGRTVDFKNTVVIMTSNLGVRETAKAGLGFSASAEAEKKKQSEAVLGAVKEFFRPEFLNRVDAQLVFHPLSAEEMARVFDIMMFDLRARLGEHGVILSMSKDAREFLLKAAAVQNQGARPLRRLIQTKIEDPLSDLILSGEVPDGSTVDCVLDGEALAFSARPPRRRARRELAAVSE, from the coding sequence TTGTGGCAATTTTTTACGGAGCGAAGCAAACGCGTGATCCAGATCGCGCATCGTGAGGCACTGCGCCTCGGACACGCTTTTATCGGCACGGAACATCTGATGATCGGCCTGATCGCCGAAGATTCGTCGGTGGCGGCGCTGGCTTTGAAAGAAGCCGGACTGGCCGCCGAAGACGTGGCGCGCGAGATTCTTGCCCTGCGCCCGCCGGCGGCGCCGTACGCGCAGCCCGTCGACCTGCCGCTCTCGGACCGGGCCCGCGGCGCGTTGAACGCGGCCATCCATCTGGCCCGCGAGTTCCATTCAAGTTATGTCGGCACCGAACACCTGCTGCTTGGCGTGTTGTCCGCGCCGGAGTGCACAGCCTGCCATGCCCTGGCAGAGTTGGGGCTCGACACGGAAAATCTGCGCGTCAGCCTGAAAAAACAGTTGCTGGCGCAGTCCAGCCGTCAGGACGCGGAGAATGAAAAAGAGGGCGGCGACGCCCGCCCGGCGGCGGATGCCAAAACGCCGACGCTGGATAAGTACTGCGTCGACCTGACGGCCAAAGCCGCTAGAGGCGAACTCGATCCGCTGATCGGCCGCGAGCAGGAAACGCACCGCATGATGCAGATCCTCTGCCGCCGCCGCAAGAACAATCCCGTTCTGGTCGGCGACCCCGGCGTGGGCAAAACCGCGATCGTGGAAGGGCTGGCCTACAAGATCCAAAAAGGTTCCGCGCCCTCGCTGCTCAAGGGCAAGCGCGTCGTGGAGCTGACGATGGGAACGCTCGTGGCCGGCACCAAATACCGCGGCGAGTTCGAAGACCGCATGAAGAAGATCGTCGACGAACTGACCGCCGCCAAGAACGTGATCCTCTTCATCGACGAGCTGCATACCGTCGTCGGCGCGGGCAGCGCCGAAGGATCGCTGGACGCGGCCAACATCCTCAAACCCAGCCTGGCCCGCGGCGAGTTCCAGGTCATCGGTGCGACGACGCGCGACGAGTACACGAAAAACATCGAAAAAGACGCGGCGCTGGAGCGCCGTTTCCAGCCCGTGGCGGTCGGCGAACCCGATCAGGACGCGGCGCTGGCGATCCTGCAGGGATTGAAGGAAAGCTACGAGAAGCATCACAGCGTGCACTACACCGAAGGCGCGCTGGAAGCCGCCGTGCGCCTGTCCAGCCGCTATCTGTCCGACCGCAGTTTGCCCGACAAGGCCATCGACCTGATCGACGAGGCCGGCGCGAAAGTGCGCCTCGACCTTGACGGACAGCAGATCCCCGAAGGGCTGACCGTCGACGAGGAAGAGATCGCCGGCGTGCTTTCCGAGTGGAGCGGCATTCCCGTCAAGACACTGACTGAGCACGAAGCCCAGCGCCTGCTGCGCCTCGAGTCGGAGATCCATCAGCGCTTGGTCGGCCAGGACGAAGCGGTGAGCGCGCTCTGCCGCGCCGTGCGCCGTTCGCGCAGCGGCCTGAAAGACCCGCGCCGCCCCGTGGGCAGTTTTTTGTTCCTCGGCCCCAGCGGCGTCGGCAAGACCGAGCTGGCCCGCTGCCTGGCGCGATCTCTGTTCGGCAGCGAGAAAGCCCTGCTGGCCTTTGACATGAGCGAGTACATGGAGCGCCACGAGGCCGCCAAACTGATCGGCGCGCCCCCGGGCTACGTAGGCTACGACGAGGAAGGCCGCCTCACCGAGGCCGTGCGCCGTCATCCCTGGTCGGTTGTGCTGTTCGACGAGATCGAAAAGGCCAATCCCGACGTGTTCAACCTGCTGCTGCAAATCCTCGAAGAGGGGCGGCTCACCGACGCGCACGGACGCACGGTCGATTTCAAAAATACCGTCGTCATCATGACCAGCAATCTCGGCGTGCGCGAGACGGCGAAGGCCGGACTCGGCTTTTCCGCCTCCGCGGAAGCGGAGAAGAAAAAACAATCGGAAGCGGTCCTCGGCGCCGTGAAGGAATTTTTCCGTCCCGAGTTCCTCAACCGCGTGGACGCGCAGCTCGTCTTCCATCCGCTGAGCGCCGAAGAGATGGCGCGCGTGTTCGACATCATGATGTTCGACCTGCGCGCGCGCCTCGGCGAGCACGGCGTCATCCTCTCCATGTCGAAGGACGCGCGGGAGTTTCTGCTCAAGGCCGCGGCGGTCCAGAATCAGGGGGCCCGGCCGCTGCGCCGCCTGATCCAGACGAAGATCGAAGACCCCCTGTCGGACCTGATCCTGTCCGGCGAGGTGCCTGACGGCTCTACGGTGGACTGCGTCCTCGACGGCGAAGCGCTCGCGTTCAGCGCGCGCCCGCCGCGCCGCCGCGCCAGACGGGAGCTGGCTGCTGTTTCCGAGTAA
- a CDS encoding Crp/Fnr family transcriptional regulator → MELKDCFPFWERLTAAERSELEAAALVRGVEAGVPLHTGSADCDGLIAVMDGQIRAFILSPEGRELTLHRLVPGDICLFSATCAVPGLRFDVSVEAEKNSLLWVLPPAACKRLVARSLVFANFIGEVAASHLSDILWLVEQVLWKSFDARLAEFLLEESELEGTGKLKITHEKIAAHLGTAREVVTRMLRYFQDEGMVRLSRGCIELLAPDKMARLTAKK, encoded by the coding sequence ATGGAATTGAAAGACTGTTTCCCGTTTTGGGAGCGGCTGACGGCGGCCGAGCGGTCGGAGCTGGAAGCGGCGGCGCTCGTCCGCGGCGTCGAGGCGGGGGTGCCGCTCCATACCGGTTCGGCCGACTGCGACGGCCTGATTGCCGTCATGGACGGACAGATCCGCGCCTTTATCCTCTCTCCGGAAGGACGCGAGCTGACTCTGCACCGCCTCGTTCCCGGCGACATCTGCCTGTTTTCGGCGACCTGCGCCGTGCCGGGACTTCGTTTCGACGTCAGCGTCGAGGCGGAAAAAAACTCGCTGCTGTGGGTGCTCCCGCCGGCGGCATGCAAGCGTCTGGTGGCGCGGTCGCTGGTCTTCGCGAATTTCATCGGCGAGGTCGCGGCCTCCCATCTGTCCGATATCCTCTGGCTGGTCGAACAGGTGCTGTGGAAAAGTTTTGACGCCCGTCTGGCGGAATTTTTGCTGGAAGAGAGCGAGCTGGAAGGGACGGGGAAGCTGAAGATCACTCACGAGAAGATCGCCGCCCATCTGGGCACGGCCCGCGAAGTGGTGACGAGGATGCTGCGCTACTTCCAGGACGAGGGCATGGTGCGGCTTTCCCGTGGCTGCATCGAGCTGCTTGCGCCGGACAAAATGGCGCGGCTGACGGCAAAAAAATGA
- the trxA gene encoding thioredoxin, giving the protein MTPIVLTSENFQSEVLQSSEPVLIDFWAPWCAPCRAFSPVLDEIAAEASGFKVGKVNVDEQPELAASFRVMSIPTLILFKNGAPAGRAVGVQSKENVLAMLK; this is encoded by the coding sequence ATGACGCCGATCGTCCTTACCAGCGAAAATTTTCAGAGCGAAGTCCTTCAAAGCAGCGAACCGGTGCTGATCGATTTTTGGGCGCCGTGGTGCGCCCCCTGCCGCGCCTTTTCGCCCGTCCTCGACGAGATCGCCGCCGAAGCTTCGGGCTTCAAAGTCGGCAAGGTCAACGTGGACGAACAGCCCGAACTGGCGGCCTCGTTCCGCGTCATGAGCATCCCCACGCTGATTTTGTTCAAAAACGGCGCTCCCGCCGGCCGCGCCGTCGGCGTGCAGTCGAAGGAAAACGTGCTCGCCATGCTCAAATAG
- the proB gene encoding glutamate 5-kinase, with translation MDRSELKKCRRVVVKVGTSTITHSNGKINIQRMDRLCRALADLHNRGTDVLLVSSGAVGAGMGRLGYAEKPSSLPVKQALAAVGQGLLMQMYEKLFSEYGCTTAQILLTRAGFNDRSRYLNLCNTMHALADMNVIPVINENDTIAVDELKFGDNDTLSALVACAAGADLLIILSDIDGLYDADPRVHKDAKLIHEVRTVSQSIRDNSGSKGSSMSSGGMYTKITAADVVLPAGIPLVIASGAAENVLYRILDGEVLGTLFVPPMEHRHARKQWIAANRPFESVTIDAGAVKALTEQGGSLLAKGITAVNGEFEAGRLLAVLAPDGREIARGLTNFNSRDLKKIMGRRSDEFEALLGVKDFDEAIHRDNLTVL, from the coding sequence ATGGATCGCAGCGAGCTGAAAAAATGTCGCCGCGTGGTGGTCAAGGTCGGCACGAGCACCATCACGCACAGTAACGGGAAAATAAATATCCAGCGCATGGACAGGCTTTGCCGCGCTTTGGCCGACCTTCACAACCGCGGTACCGACGTGCTGCTCGTTTCGTCAGGAGCGGTCGGCGCCGGCATGGGACGCCTCGGTTACGCGGAAAAGCCTTCCAGCTTGCCGGTCAAGCAAGCGTTGGCGGCGGTGGGGCAGGGGCTGTTGATGCAGATGTACGAAAAGCTTTTCTCCGAGTACGGCTGCACGACCGCGCAGATCCTGCTGACTCGCGCCGGCTTCAACGACCGCTCGCGCTATCTCAATCTGTGCAACACCATGCACGCTCTCGCCGACATGAACGTGATTCCCGTGATCAACGAGAACGACACGATTGCCGTGGACGAACTCAAATTCGGCGACAACGACACGCTGTCGGCCCTGGTCGCCTGCGCCGCCGGCGCCGATCTGCTGATCATCCTTTCCGACATTGACGGGTTGTACGATGCCGATCCTCGCGTTCACAAAGATGCCAAGCTGATCCATGAGGTGCGCACCGTTTCGCAGAGCATCCGCGACAACTCGGGCAGCAAGGGCAGCAGCATGTCCTCCGGCGGCATGTACACCAAGATCACGGCTGCCGACGTGGTGCTGCCGGCGGGCATCCCGCTGGTGATCGCTTCCGGTGCGGCGGAGAACGTGCTGTACCGCATTCTCGACGGCGAGGTGCTGGGCACTCTGTTCGTCCCGCCGATGGAGCACCGTCACGCGCGCAAGCAGTGGATCGCGGCCAACCGTCCCTTCGAGTCGGTGACAATCGACGCGGGAGCCGTCAAAGCGCTGACGGAACAGGGCGGCAGCCTGCTGGCCAAGGGCATCACGGCCGTCAACGGCGAATTCGAAGCCGGTCGTCTGTTGGCGGTGCTGGCTCCGGACGGGCGGGAGATCGCCCGCGGCCTGACGAATTTCAATTCGCGGGACCTGAAAAAGATTATGGGGCGCCGCAGCGATGAGTTTGAAGCGCTGCTGGGCGTGAAGGACTTTGACGAGGCTATTCACCGCGATAATCTGACGGTGCTTTAG
- a CDS encoding glutamate-5-semialdehyde dehydrogenase has protein sequence MDASLILHEMGKRARASAAVLAQASSAKKNEALRAMAAALRAHKDDILEANGRDMRGGEENGLGQAMLERLKLTEQRVEDMAVGIEEVAALPDPIGQTVRGYVNSDGLEIAQVRVPLGVIGVIYESRPNVTADTAALCLKSGNAVILRGGSEAMDSSRVIVSALIEAVSSAGLPEGCIQLLDVPGHEATTALMRLDDLDVLIPRGGRGLKKAVREHCTVPCIMTGDGVCHTYIAASADPQMCVPIVINAKTQRPSACNAMETLLIHKDAAPKVLPAVANALVAHGVELRGDAAAREIFADMEPAADEDWGTEHLDLILSVKIVNSLDEALAHIARWGTGHSESILTTDYAEAEKFLDRVDAAAVYVNASTRFTDGGVFGLGAEIGISTQKLHARGPMGIEQLTSTKYKIRGSGQIRR, from the coding sequence ATGGACGCATCGTTGATTTTGCACGAAATGGGAAAGAGGGCCCGCGCTTCCGCGGCCGTGCTGGCACAGGCCAGTTCGGCGAAGAAAAACGAAGCGCTGCGGGCCATGGCGGCGGCGCTGCGCGCCCATAAGGACGACATCCTGGAGGCCAACGGGCGCGACATGCGCGGAGGAGAGGAAAACGGCCTCGGCCAGGCGATGTTGGAGCGATTGAAGCTCACGGAGCAGCGCGTAGAAGACATGGCGGTCGGCATCGAAGAGGTGGCGGCGTTGCCCGACCCGATCGGTCAGACGGTGCGCGGTTATGTCAATTCCGACGGGCTGGAGATTGCGCAAGTGCGCGTGCCGCTCGGCGTGATCGGCGTCATCTACGAGTCGCGTCCCAACGTGACCGCCGATACGGCGGCGCTCTGCCTCAAGTCGGGCAACGCGGTGATTTTGCGCGGCGGGAGCGAAGCCATGGATTCCAGCCGTGTGATCGTCAGCGCGTTGATCGAGGCCGTCTCCTCCGCGGGGCTGCCCGAAGGCTGCATTCAGCTGCTCGACGTGCCCGGCCACGAGGCGACGACGGCGCTGATGCGGCTGGACGATCTGGACGTGCTGATCCCGCGCGGCGGCCGTGGTCTGAAAAAAGCCGTGCGCGAGCACTGTACCGTGCCCTGCATCATGACGGGCGACGGCGTGTGTCACACGTATATCGCCGCTTCCGCCGATCCGCAGATGTGCGTGCCGATCGTCATCAACGCCAAGACGCAGCGGCCTTCGGCGTGCAACGCCATGGAGACGCTGCTGATCCACAAAGACGCGGCGCCGAAGGTTCTGCCGGCCGTGGCCAACGCGCTGGTGGCTCACGGCGTGGAGCTGCGCGGCGACGCCGCGGCCCGCGAGATCTTTGCGGATATGGAACCGGCTGCCGACGAGGACTGGGGGACGGAACACCTCGACCTGATCCTCTCGGTCAAGATCGTGAACTCGCTCGACGAGGCTCTGGCGCACATTGCCCGCTGGGGCACGGGACATTCCGAGAGCATTCTCACGACCGATTACGCCGAGGCGGAAAAGTTTCTCGATCGCGTCGATGCGGCGGCGGTCTACGTAAACGCCTCAACGCGCTTCACCGACGGCGGCGTCTTCGGCCTGGGCGCGGAAATCGGCATCAGCACGCAGAAGCTGCACGCCCGCGGCCCCATGGGCATCGAGCAGCTGACCAGCACGAAATACAAGATTCGCGGCAGCGGCCAGATTCGGCGCTGA